The following DNA comes from Chryseobacterium gallinarum.
CTTTTCCGGGGTCTACTTCTGAGATTCTCATTGCCATTCTCATACGCATGGAATTGGCATATTTTACCCATTGTCCCCATTTAAAGCCATATACTCTGTCAAAAGCATTAGGATTGTCCGGTCCCGGCTGATCGACTTTCATTTTAGCAACAGCATCTTTCAGCTCGTCCAGAATAAAATAATATACTTCTTTCTCAGAATTAAAACCCGGGTTTACTCCCTTGAATGCCTGAATAGGCTGAGGACCGAAATTATCAGAAAACTCACTCATCAGGTAAGCCCTCCAGATTCTGGCTACCTGGATAAGATTATCATAATGGGCCTTTCCCTGCCCAAGTGCTTTTTTCTCGTTGGCAATCTCTATTGTTGCGTTTGCATTATTCAGCCATTCGGAAATTCCTTTCCAGTATTCCACGGTATAAGAATCATCATAGGTTCCTCCGGCAATTCCTGTGGTCAGATGTTGCCTTGCAGCCGTCTTCCAATAAAGAACAAAAACCCGTTCTGCAATATTAGGATCCTGTTGTGCCCCTAAGATAGAATTATTCAAAAAATATTCTGGCTCCGCTTTATTAATATCTACTGAGAAAGGGTCATTATTAATGTCTTCAAAATCATTACATGATGTACAAACGGTCGCCAATACTATGAATGATAAAATATATTTTTTCATGATGTTATTTTTAATGTTTAAAAACCTAATGTCACAGTGAATAGATAGGATCTTGTTGTAGGAAATGCCAGGTTTTCAAATCCTACAGCATTAGAATTGATTGCAAATACAGATTCGGGATCTATTCCTTTTGACTTGCTGTAAATCATCCAGACATTATTAGCTGTAAACGAAACTTTAGCACTTTGTAAAGCCAGTTTTTGGAAAATACTCTTAGGGAAACTATATGATACCTGAATATTTCTTAATCTGATATTGGTAGCATCATAAATATTCTGTTCTGTAATTCCCAGGTTACCTGCCGTTACAGCTGCCCAATAATCCTGCTGTGTCACTTCTTTTGTATTGGAAGTATAGGTACCGTTTTGTTGTACTACAGCATCCAGAACAAAATTATCACGTCTTCCTCCCGGAGCTGTATCTGCAGCAAGACCTGCTTTTTGCAGTGCAGATTGTGTAGATGAATAGAACTTACCGCCAATGCGCCCATCGATAAGGAAAGATAATCCGAAGTTTTTGTAGACAAAGCTGTTGGTAAACCCAAATAAAGCCCGCGGATTCTGATCCCCCAGATAATACTGTTCAGCTGTTGATTGTGGCAAGCCGTTTTCACCCACAATAAGCTTCCCGAAATAAGGGCTTCCAGGATCTTCCACTCTTAGGAATTTGGTTCCATAAATCGCTCCGAAAGGTCTGCCTACTTCTGCAAAAAAAGTAACATTATCAAAACCTGATAAAGGGTACTTTAATACTTCCCCATCTATTTTGTCAATAGTACTTTTAAGTTTTGAAAAATTGGCATTTACATTCCAGACAAAATTATCTTTCTTGAAAACATCTGTATTTAAGACCACCTCAATACCACTGTTACGAAGTCCACCTGAGCTTATTTTCTTAGCTTCATAGCCCGAAAGCGGATTCATAGGTAAATCTATTAACTGACCAGTAGCGTTATTTCTGAAATAACTTACATCCAAAGAAACCCTGTTGAAAAATTTAAGGTCTGCTCCTACTTCAAAAGTTTTTAGTTTCTCTGCATGCAAATTGGAATTATATAGAATCTTTTTTCTACCCAATACAGCCTGTCCATTAGGATCTGCTGCCAGTTTATAGGTATTGTATAATTCGTAAGGATTTAAAGAATTTCCTGTAATGGCATAAGCTGCACGAAGCTTGGCAAAAGTTAAAACTTTAGAAGTCGTTCCATTCAGTTTGCTCAGCATTTCTGTCACCACCAACGATGTACTTATTGATGGATAAAAATATGATCTGTTTTCAATCGTTAACGTAGATGACCAGTCATTTCTGGCTGTTGCATTGATAAACCAATAGCCGTCATAATTAATTTCTGCTGCGGCAAATACAGAATTAATCTTTTTCCAGAAGTCTACTTCATTATTAGCAATTCCGGCAAGATCTTTTGTATTCACTACGCTAAATACATTGGGAACAATAAGGCTTTGAGTACTAAAATAAAGTGCCTTCGTTCTACTTTCCATCATTTGTCCATATACAGAAACCGAACCGCCCCACTTTCCGAAAAGATTATCTTTTTTAGCTGTAATACTGGCAATATAATTATTTTCGTAGAATTTTTCCTCACTTGTAGCATAGGCATTATTGCGTGAAGATCCAGTCCATACCTTAGCGTCTGCATTCAAAGCATAAAAATCAGTTCCCAATCTTACATCAGCACTTAACCAGTCATTAAACTGATATTTAAGATAGCCGTTCAATAGAAAGCGGTCTTTTTTATCGGCGTTAAGACTATTATATGCAGACCAGTAAGGGTTTATACCATTAGGGGTGATCCATCGGGATTTTACATTATTCTGGGTTTGTCCTTCACGATAATCCCTTATATCAATATCCTGTGGCATCTGAAGAATATCTGCATAATAGTTTCCATTTCCTTTACCTCCTGACGGTCTGTTTTTTGCCTTTGTACTTATATATTGAGCCTTCACTTCCGATGTCCATCTTTTGTTAGCACCAAAAGTAGAATTCATTTTAGCCATAAAATTGAATCTCTCAAATCTTGAATTCGGAATCTGGCTATTATCATTTAAATAATTGGCTGATGTATATAGACTGGTCCCTTCTCCTAAATTTTCCTGGAAACTCAAAGTATGCTGAGAATTGATCCCTGTTTTAAAAAAATTATCCAGGTTATCATATCTTTGTTTTCCTGACATTTCAATTGAGGGCCCCCATGAACTGGAATTATCACTATTAGGAAGATTCGGCGCCCCATTTAATCCAAGACCAAAACTCTTCTGCATCTCAGGCTTCATAAAAATAGTCTCAAAGCCCAAACTCGTAGAATATGTAATTCCTAGCCCTCCTCTTTTCTTTCCTGTTTTTGTAGTAATCAGGATAACACCATTTCCTCCTCTTGAACCATATAATGCAGAAGCAGCTCCACCTTTAAGAACAGAGATGGTTTCGATATCCTCCGCATTGATATCCCCCAGACCATTTCCCATATCCAGATCCGGATTCCAGAAATCATTATTAAAATAGCCATCATTCTGTTTAGGTTTAGAACCCAGACTATTACTTAATGGAACACCATCCACAACAATAAGAGGCTGATTATCTCCTTTAAAAGAATTGAACCCCCTTAAATTTATTTTTGACGATGATGCTGGTCCAAAACCTCCTTTTATTACCTGAAGCCCTGCAACCTTACCCGTTAAAGCATTTGTCACATTGGTTTCCTTAGCATCTACAAGAGCCTGTCCTTTTACGTCCTGAAAAGAATAACCTAATGCTTTCTTTTCTTTTTTAACCCCATAAGCTGTTACCACAACTTCATCAATTTTTGATGTTTTAATAGAATCCTTAGTCTGTGCATACATTCCATTAAGACAAAAAAATAGAGATGGGAGAAGCCCGATCTTAATTATTGTTCTGTTCATAAATATACATTCCGATTTAACACAAATATAATATTTTGATGCTATTCAGAAGTAAGTCATAAACAATTAAAAAAAATTAACAAAAACAATGCTGATACTTCGAGAGTTAACTAAAAAAAACTCAACCTTAATTATTTTGTTTTATAAAAAACGGATACCTCTAAAATACAAAAAGCATCATCAAACAGTAGAAAAATAATGCTCGGAAGAAAAAATGGACAAAGATAGGATAACCTTAGACATAGAATAGCAAAGTAATTAAAGACCCAAGAGAATATCAACTCTAGCTAAACTGACATATGGATTATTACCATTGGAATAAAAGTCACTATTCAATAGCCGCGGGCTTTAGCCCGGGATCAATAAAAACCATAAAATTCCACAGGCTTTAGCCAAAACCTATACTCTATCCTGGATCTATTATCTGTTATCTATCAGTTCACTCTTCACCCTGTATAAGTGCAGGGATAATTCCAGAATAGGTACATAGGGATAGTTCCAGGTACATAGGCGTGGGATAGATATAATATAGATAGGATGGGTCTATAACAAAAAAAGTCTCACACATTACTGTATGAGACTTTTAAAATAAAATAAAAACTGGCGGCGGCCTACTCTCCCGCGTTAGCAGTACCATCGGCGCTGGTGGGCTTAACTTCTGTGTTCGGAATGGGAACAGGTGAGCCCCACCGCTAAAACCACCCTAAAGAAGGTATATAGCATCTGGCTATTTGCTGCTGGCTTTTGGCTTTTTTGCCAATCGCTAACTGCTTACTGCCATTTGCGGTTTTAAGCGATAAAAACTCTCACAAAGACAAAACCTTTACTGCGCATAAAGTACTTGTCATTTATTATATGTTTAATATGATAATTTTATAGCAACCATAGGCTATAAATCTACGGGTAATTAGTACTACTCGGCTATGACATTACTGCCTTTACACCTATAGCCTATCAACGTTGTCATCTACAACGACCCTTAAAAGATGTCTCATCTTGAGGCGAGTTTCGCACTTATATGCTTTCAGTGCTTATCTCTTCCAAACGTAGCTACTCAGCGGTGCACCTGGCGGTACAACTGATACACCAGAGGTTTGTTCAATTCGGTCCTCTCGTACTAGAATCAAGCCCTCTCAAACATCTAACGCCCGCAATAGATAGAGACCGAACTGTCTCACGACGTTCTGAACCCAGCTCGCGTGCCACTTTAATGGGCGAACAGCCCAACCCTTGGGACCTTCTCCAGCCCCAGGATGTGACGAGCCGACATCGAGGTGCCGAACCTCCCCGTCGATGTGAGCTCTTGGGGGAGACTAGCCTGTTATCCCCGGAGTACCTTTTATCCTATGAGCGATGGCCCTTCCATACGGAACCACCGGATCACTATGTCCTGCTTTCGCACCTGATCGACTTGTAGGTCTCACAGTCAAGCACCCTTATGCCATTACACTCTACGCACGGTTACCAAGCGTGCTGAGGGTACCTTTGAAAGCCTCCGTTACTCTTTTGGAGGCGACCACCCCAGTCAAACTACCCACCACGCAATGTCCTTCCATAGGAAGTTAGGCTCCAAGTAAGTAAAGGGTGGTATTTCAACGACGGCTCCACAAACACTAGCGTGCCTGCTTCAAAGCCTCCCACCTATCCTACACATTACTTACTCAAAGTCAATACGAAGTTATAGTAAAGGTTCACAGGGTCTTTTCGTCCCATTGCGGGTAATCGGCATCTTCACCGATACTACAATTTCACCGAGCTCGTGGCTGAGACAGTGCCCAGATCGTTACACCATTCGTGCAGGTCGGAACTTACCCGACAAGGAATTTCGCTACCTTAGGACCGTTATAGTTACGGCCGCCGTTTACTGGGGCTTCAGTTAATGCCTTCGCTTACGCTAAGCACCTTCCTTAACCTTCCAGCACCGGGCAGGTGTCAGACCCTATACAGCATCTTTCGATTTAGCAGAGTCCTGTGTTTTTGATAAACAGTCGCCTGGGCCTCTTCACTGCGGCCTCCCCGGAGGGAGGCGTCTCTTCTTCCGAAGTTACGAGACTATTTTGCCTAGTTCCTTAGCCACGACTCACTCGAGCACCTTAGGATTCTCTCCTCGACCACCTGTGTCGGTTTTGGTACGGGTTGCTTCACTTCGGCTTTTCTTGGATCAGATTACTCTACAGCAGCTTCGCCCGAAGGCTAGGCCTTGACTATTCCGTCAGTCTCCAGCAGATACATCCAACCGTCCCCTTTTATCGTGAGCAAGTCAGGGAATATTAACCCTGTGTCCATCCACTACCCCTTTCGGGTTCGCGTTAGGTCCCGACTAACCCTCAGCTGATTAGCATGGCTGAGGAAGCCTTGGTCTTTCGGTGAGGGGGTTTCTCGCCCCCTTTATCGTTACTTATGCCTACATTTTCTTTTCTATCCGCTCCACAATACCTCACAGTACTGCTTCGGCGCAAATAGAATGCTCTCCTACCAGATATATTATAAAATATAAATCCATAGC
Coding sequences within:
- a CDS encoding SusC/RagA family TonB-linked outer membrane protein: MNRTIIKIGLLPSLFFCLNGMYAQTKDSIKTSKIDEVVVTAYGVKKEKKALGYSFQDVKGQALVDAKETNVTNALTGKVAGLQVIKGGFGPASSSKINLRGFNSFKGDNQPLIVVDGVPLSNSLGSKPKQNDGYFNNDFWNPDLDMGNGLGDINAEDIETISVLKGGAASALYGSRGGNGVILITTKTGKKRGGLGITYSTSLGFETIFMKPEMQKSFGLGLNGAPNLPNSDNSSSWGPSIEMSGKQRYDNLDNFFKTGINSQHTLSFQENLGEGTSLYTSANYLNDNSQIPNSRFERFNFMAKMNSTFGANKRWTSEVKAQYISTKAKNRPSGGKGNGNYYADILQMPQDIDIRDYREGQTQNNVKSRWITPNGINPYWSAYNSLNADKKDRFLLNGYLKYQFNDWLSADVRLGTDFYALNADAKVWTGSSRNNAYATSEEKFYENNYIASITAKKDNLFGKWGGSVSVYGQMMESRTKALYFSTQSLIVPNVFSVVNTKDLAGIANNEVDFWKKINSVFAAAEINYDGYWFINATARNDWSSTLTIENRSYFYPSISTSLVVTEMLSKLNGTTSKVLTFAKLRAAYAITGNSLNPYELYNTYKLAADPNGQAVLGRKKILYNSNLHAEKLKTFEVGADLKFFNRVSLDVSYFRNNATGQLIDLPMNPLSGYEAKKISSGGLRNSGIEVVLNTDVFKKDNFVWNVNANFSKLKSTIDKIDGEVLKYPLSGFDNVTFFAEVGRPFGAIYGTKFLRVEDPGSPYFGKLIVGENGLPQSTAEQYYLGDQNPRALFGFTNSFVYKNFGLSFLIDGRIGGKFYSSTQSALQKAGLAADTAPGGRRDNFVLDAVVQQNGTYTSNTKEVTQQDYWAAVTAGNLGITEQNIYDATNIRLRNIQVSYSFPKSIFQKLALQSAKVSFTANNVWMIYSKSKGIDPESVFAINSNAVGFENLAFPTTRSYLFTVTLGF